One Amblyomma americanum isolate KBUSLIRL-KWMA chromosome 8, ASM5285725v1, whole genome shotgun sequence DNA window includes the following coding sequences:
- the Pmi gene encoding transmembrane protein Pmi isoform X1, which translates to MEKTLITGVPVHVSSEYIDVPEWVIIHELYEGENSHEAFELDFDRALEAGPASIIVEPRRLGEETARWIALGNCLHQTSLLSGVGSLATTLLLCPPSPTPSSAHTLFVIGAPLAGVSAFCAALYSVSWATDPCIHYQVEKDRAVLDRLPLQELANPQPLVLVRRDERKKRAAHLITAGLAVGVVLWRLYQVWRNGDSGTLSAYS; encoded by the exons ATGGAGAAGAC ACTGATTACAGGTGTTCCCGTGCATGTTTCCAGTGAATACATTGACGTCCCAGAGTGGGTGATCATCCATGAGCTGTACGAAGGCGAGAACTCGCACGAGGCGTTTGAGCTGGACTTTGACCGTGCCCTGGAGGCAGGACCAGCCTCTATCATTGTGGAACCCCGGCGGCTAGGAGAGGAAACAGCCCGTTGGATAGCACTGGGGAACTGTCTCCACCAGACGTCTCTCCTGTCGGGAGTCGGATCACTGGCGACCACACTTCTGCTCTGCCCACCGTCCCCGACACCGTCTTCTGCCCACACCCTGTTTGTGATCGGCGCTCCACTGGCTGGCGTCAGCGCTTTCTGTGCAGCGCTATACTCCGTGTCGTGGGCGACGGACCCCTGCATCCACTACCAGGTCGAGAAGGACCGTGCAGTCTTGGACCGGCTGCCGCTGCAGGAACTGGCCAATCCGCAGCCGTTGGTGCTGGTGCGAAGGGACGAGCGAAAAAAACGGGCCGCCCACCTCATCACGGCAGGCCTGGCCGTCGGTGTCGTGCTCTGGAGGCTGTACCAAGTGTGGCGCAATGGGGACTCTGGAACTCTCTCGGCATACAGCTAG
- the Pmi gene encoding transmembrane protein Pmi isoform X2, protein MEKTEYIDVPEWVIIHELYEGENSHEAFELDFDRALEAGPASIIVEPRRLGEETARWIALGNCLHQTSLLSGVGSLATTLLLCPPSPTPSSAHTLFVIGAPLAGVSAFCAALYSVSWATDPCIHYQVEKDRAVLDRLPLQELANPQPLVLVRRDERKKRAAHLITAGLAVGVVLWRLYQVWRNGDSGTLSAYS, encoded by the exons ATGGAGAAGAC TGAATACATTGACGTCCCAGAGTGGGTGATCATCCATGAGCTGTACGAAGGCGAGAACTCGCACGAGGCGTTTGAGCTGGACTTTGACCGTGCCCTGGAGGCAGGACCAGCCTCTATCATTGTGGAACCCCGGCGGCTAGGAGAGGAAACAGCCCGTTGGATAGCACTGGGGAACTGTCTCCACCAGACGTCTCTCCTGTCGGGAGTCGGATCACTGGCGACCACACTTCTGCTCTGCCCACCGTCCCCGACACCGTCTTCTGCCCACACCCTGTTTGTGATCGGCGCTCCACTGGCTGGCGTCAGCGCTTTCTGTGCAGCGCTATACTCCGTGTCGTGGGCGACGGACCCCTGCATCCACTACCAGGTCGAGAAGGACCGTGCAGTCTTGGACCGGCTGCCGCTGCAGGAACTGGCCAATCCGCAGCCGTTGGTGCTGGTGCGAAGGGACGAGCGAAAAAAACGGGCCGCCCACCTCATCACGGCAGGCCTGGCCGTCGGTGTCGTGCTCTGGAGGCTGTACCAAGTGTGGCGCAATGGGGACTCTGGAACTCTCTCGGCATACAGCTAG